In Niallia sp. FSL W8-0635, one genomic interval encodes:
- a CDS encoding DUF5359 family protein, translating into MKIVERILIKIIMVQIAFFIVGQMFHMWDFIPEIRTITQYEGVMDSNFISFLETFGR; encoded by the coding sequence GTGAAAATAGTAGAAAGAATTCTAATAAAGATAATTATGGTTCAAATCGCTTTTTTTATAGTAGGTCAAATGTTTCATATGTGGGATTTTATACCGGAAATAAGGACGATTACACAATATGAAGGTGTAATGGATTCTAATTTTATTTCCTTTCTTGAGACTTTTGGAAGATAA